One Dromiciops gliroides isolate mDroGli1 chromosome 3, mDroGli1.pri, whole genome shotgun sequence DNA segment encodes these proteins:
- the LOC122751119 gene encoding LOW QUALITY PROTEIN: olfactory receptor 14C36-like (The sequence of the model RefSeq protein was modified relative to this genomic sequence to represent the inferred CDS: inserted 1 base in 1 codon) yields the protein MSNLTTAVTEFLLMGFSNTRELQILYSLLFFLIYSASLMGNFLIVIITTFDKRLHTPMYFFLRNLSIVDACFISTTLPQASVNSLMNNRAISVTGCAAQIFLVVFLAYFEFTLLTVMARDRYVAICHPLHYPVIMSPRVCMQMTLTCLFTGLLYAGFHTGYTFQLSFCQSNVIHQFFCDIPSLLKISCSETFGNTLSLLVSALVVGVGCFAFITASYIRILSTVLKFPVKEDQRKAFSTCVPHIIVVILFLISIFYVXPTTTFTFCVH from the exons ATGTCTAACTTGACTACTGCTGTGACTGAATTTCTTCTCATGGGGTTTTCTAACACCAGAGAACTGCAGATCTTgtattctttgcttttctttctcatttactcAGCAAGCTTGATGGGAAATTttctcattgtcatcatcaccactttCGACAAGAGACTCCACACTCCTATGTACTTTTTCCTAAGGAATCTGTCCATTGTGGATGCCTGCTTCATTTCAACAACTTTGCCCCAGGCATCTGTTAACTCCCTGATGAACAACAGAGCTATCTCAGTTACTGGATGTGCAGCTCAGATATTTCTGGTGGTTTTCCTTGCATATTTTGAGTTTACTTTGCTCACTGTCATGGCCCGTGATCGCTATGTTGCCATATGCCACCCACTGCACTATCCAGTGATTATGAGTCCCCGGGTCTGTATGCAGATGACCTTAACCTGCTTGTTCACTGGCCTTCTGTATGCAGGTTTCCATACTGGTTACACATTTCAATTGTCTTTTTGCCAATCCAATGTGATTCACCAATTCTTCTGTGATATCCCCTCTCTTCTCAAGATTTCTTGCTCAGAGACATTTGGCAATACATTATCCTTGCTTGTCTCTGCCCTGGTAGTTGGGGTTGGCTGCTTTGCCTTCATCACTGCATCTTACATTAGGATATTGTCCACTGtgctcaaatttcctgtgaaagAAGACCAAAGAAAAGCCTTCTCTACTTGTGTCCCCCACATTATTGTGGTTATTTTGTTccttatttcaattttttatg TACCTACAACCACCTTCACATTCTGCGTCcattaa
- the LOC122748387 gene encoding olfactory receptor 14C36-like, whose product MSNLTTVVTEFLLIGFSDTRELQILYSLLFFLIYSAGLMGNLLIVIITTFDRRLHTPMYYFLRNLSIVDACFISITLPQASVNSLVNNRAISVAGCAAQIFLVMFFSYFEYSLLTVMARDRYVAICHPLHYPVIMSPRVCMQMNLTCLFTGLLFAGFHTGYTFQLSFCQSNVIHQFFCDIPSLLKISCSETHSNILSLLASAMLIGVGGFVFITASYIMILSTVLKFPMKEDQRKAFSTCVPHIIVVSLFLISVLYVYLQPPSSSGSIKDIIFSVFYSVIPPFLNPIIYSLRNKKIKEALRIVMKRKFVLKMKGKTVVLSQCCSTSFIQK is encoded by the coding sequence ATGTCTAACTTGACCACTGTTGTGACTGAATTTCTCCTCATAGGGTTTTCTGACACCCGGGAGCTACAGATCTTGtactctttgcttttctttctcatttactcAGCAGGCTTGATGGGGAATCtcctcattgtcatcatcaccacctttGACAGGAGACTCCACACCCCCATGTACTATTTCCTGAGGAATCTGTCCATTGTAGATGCCTGCTTCATATCGATAACTCTACCCCAGGCATCAGTTAACTCCCTGGTGAACAACAGAGCTATCTCAGTTGCTGGATGTGCAGCCCAGATATTTCTGGTGAtgttcttttcatattttgaGTATTCTTTGCTCACTGTCATGGCCCGTGATCGCTATGTTGCCATATGTCACCCACTTCATTATCCAGTGATCATGAGTCCCCGGGTCTGTATGCAAATGAACTTAACCTGCTTGTTCACTGGCCTTCTGTTTGCAGGTTTCCATACTGGTTACACATTTCAATTGTCTTTTTGCCAATCCAATGTGATCCACCAGTTCTTCTGTGATATTCCTTCTCTTCTCAAGATTTCTTGCTCAGAGACACATAGCAATATATTATCCTTGCTTGCCTCTGCCATGCTGATTGGGGTTGGTGGCTTTGTCTTCATCACTGCATCTTACATTATGATATTGTCTACTGTGCTCAAATTTCCTATGAAAGAAGACCAAAGAAAAGCCTTCTCTACTTGTGTCCCCCACATCATTGTGGTTTCTTTGTTCCTTATTTCAGTCCTTTACGTGTACCTACAACCACCTTCAAGTTCTGGCTCCATTAAAGATATCATCTTTTCAGTATTCTATTCTGTAATACCTCCCTTTCTGAATCCCATTATATACAGTCTAcgtaataaaaagataaaagaggcTCTAAGAATAGTAATGAAGAGAAAGTTTGTattaaagatgaaaggaaaaactGTAGTTCTTTCCCAATGTTGCTCAACCTCATTCatccagaaataa
- the LOC122748386 gene encoding olfactory receptor 14C36-like produces the protein MSNLTTSVTEFLLMGFSDTRELQILYSLLFFLIYSAGLMGNLLIVIITTFDKRLHTPMYFFLRNLSIVDACYISTTVPQACIDSLVNNRAVSVTGCAAQVFLVMFFSYFEYSLLTVMARDRYVAICHPLHYPVIMSPLVCMQMTLTCLFTGLLYAGFHTGYTFQLSFCQSNVIHQFFCDIPSLLKISCSETFGNTLSLLASALVVGVGCFAFITASYIRILSTVLKCPMKEDQRKAFSTCVPHIIVVSLFLISGSYVYLQPPSNSGSIKDIIFSVFYSVIPPFLNPIIYSLRNKQIKEALRTVMKGKLLLKSKG, from the coding sequence ATGTCTAACTTGACTACTTCTGTGACTGAATTTCTCCTCATGGGATTTTCTGACACCCGAGAGCTACAGATCTTGtactctttgcttttctttctcatttactcAGCAGGCTTGATGGGGAATCtcctcattgtcatcatcaccacctttGACAAGAGACTCCACACtcctatgtattttttccttAGGAATCTGTCCATTGTGGATGCCTGCTACATATCAACTACCGTGCCCCAGGCATGTATTGACTCCCTGGTGAACAACAGAGCTGTCTCAGTCACTGGATGTGCAGCTCAGGTATTTCTGGTGAtgttcttttcatattttgaGTATTCTTTGCTCACTGTCATGGCCCGTGATCGCTATGTTGCCATATGTCACCCACTGCACTATCCAGTGATTATGAGTCCCCTGGTCTGTATGCAGATGACCCTAACCTGCTTGTTCACTGGCCTTCTGTATGCAGGTTTCCATACCGGTTACACATTTCAATTGTCTTTCTGCCAATCCAATGTGATTCACCAGTTCTTCTGTGATATCCCCTCTCTTCTCAAGATTTCTTGCTCAGAGACATTTGGCAATACATTATCCTTGCTTGCCTCTGCCCTGGTAGTTGGGGTTGGCTGCTTTGCCTTCATCACTGCATCTTACATTAGGATATTGTCTACTGTGCTCAAATGTCCTATGAAAGAAGACCAAAGAAAAGCCTTCTCTACTTGTGTCCCCCACATCATTGTGGTTTCTTTGTTCCTTATTTCAGGATCTTATGTGTACCTACAACCACCTTCAAATTCTGGATCCATTAAAGACATAATATTTTCAGTATTCTATTCTGTAATACCTCCTTTTCTGAACCCTATTATATATAGTCTACGAAATAAACAGATAAAAGAGGCTTTAAGAACAGTAATGAAGGGAAAGCTTTTGTTAAAGAGTAAAGGATAa